The sequence below is a genomic window from Panthera uncia isolate 11264 unplaced genomic scaffold, Puncia_PCG_1.0 HiC_scaffold_1891, whole genome shotgun sequence.
CCTCCCCATGATGCCCACCTCCCATGATGCCCACCACCCCATGATGCCCACTTCACATAATGCCCACCTCCCTGTGATGCCCACTTCCCGTGATGCCCACCTCCCATGATGTCCACCTCCCCATGATGCCCACCTCCCATGATGCCCACCTCCCCATGATGCCCACCTGCCTGTGATGCCCCTCCCATGATGCCCACCTCCCTGTGATGCCCACTTCCCCGTGATGCCCACGTCCAGGCCCCAACCTCCAGCCCGACCCCCTGCAGAAAGTCTACCGGTAAGCATTTCCAGTCTAGAAAGTGAcaggtattttgtgtgtgttggggggaggagcctgcctcccctcgccccccccccccccccccaacaccaacacACCGAAACAGGTTTCCTGGATTTGCCAGAACGAGGAGCTGAATTACCACAAGGCAGCCCGTCAGACTCAGCCCTGCTCGGTCCTTCTTGTCCACACCTGCTCATCCTCGCGTTTCCTCCATTCATCCGTCAGATTTGGAGGCCCTGCCCTGGGCCAGACACGGGGCCAGGCGCCCCGGCACTCAGGGGCACACAAAATGGACCAAGGCCAAGTTCCGCGCcctagtgggggagacagacagacggacaggtGAATCAATAAACGAGCATGCTCGTTCTGGGTGCAGAGAAGACTGAGGACAGCAAACGGGGTGAGGGACAGGATGTGGCCACTGTCTACTGTCCCGCCAGACCGGCTGCTGCCatcccaccttcctcccctcccccaccccgagcAAGAAGAGGGGCTTTGGGGGACAGCCGTGGGCCCCCCACTGCAAGCCCCTCGGGAGTGGACAGGACCTGCTGGCTCTGAATCTGCAGGAGCCAAGGCTGCCACTGCGGACGCCGGTGTGTTTTAGTTCCCGGAGCCTGGGGCCCGACCGGCAGTTCGCAGACGGCCTTTCCTGCTGCGGCAGCGCCCCCTGCTGGGGCAGGAGCTGTTCCTGCAGCTTCGCGGCCCGCCCGGTCCCGCAGTCGCACACCCACTGGAGGGGGCCTGGGGCCGCTTTATTCTCATCCTCTGTCCCAGGCAGACCCCCTCCGGACAGGCAGGCCTCCCTTTGGTGATGAAGGTCATGAAGAAGAATCTCTCATTCTAAAAGAAATGGGTTCCTTTCTCTATGATTGGGGCTAACAGCGTAGGtcactttggaaaatgatttttttaatgtctatttattttgaaagagagagaggagataatgaggggggaggggcagaaagagaggaagagagggaatcgcaagcaggctccacactggcagcacagagcccgatgtggggctcgaacccatgaaccgtgagatcatgacctgagcctctaAGAGTTAGACattcaagagccagacactcaaccgacagagccacccaggcgccccggaaaatgATCTTTTAACCTTTTGGCAGGGAAAGGAGTCTCTTCAGAAAGGTAGCTCTGAAAATTCTAGATCAACATGTCCGGGGCACAATTAAGAGCGCTCGTACCAGATTTAACAAGTTCGATCCCTAACCTTGGGTTGGACTGAGCTGGCACCCGACCCGTGCAGCTCTTGAAGAAGAATCCAGTCTTACTTTCCTTGGTGTCCTCAGGCCTCCCATGGTGCTTGACTTCCTAGCAAACATGTGATCGGATCACtgtatttgcctttctgtctcCCATTCCTGACCCAGCGTCCACTGTATGTCTGGCCGTTCCTTTGCTCTGCCAGCCTGACAGTCATTTGCTCAACAGCTGAGTGTGACAGGTCACCTGCCGACAGCACAGCGGAGGCCCAGCGGGACTGACAGAGCCCATGCCTTCCcggaggtgggggaggcagaccCCAGAGTGACACAGACACAACTGTGATAAGCGCCTTGAAGGGCACACGGTGGGTATCTTTCAGGGTCAAGGTGAAGCTGGAGGGGGGTGAGCAAGGGAAGAGAGGCCCAAGACAAGGTCACTGATGGGGCGGGAGCCAGACCCTGTAGGGTAGGACAGGCCAGAGAACAGAATTCAGATTTTATTCCAAGGTCATGAGACGCTAATGACGGTTTTAGGCAAAGCCCAATATATCTGGCCCGTGGTTTTTAGAGACAGTTTTGGCTGCTGCGTACTCTGTGGAGAGGGGCTTGGAGAGGGGACGGGGGAAGCAGGAAACCACTTAAGAGACCACCGAGTGGCTGAGTTGGGGTAGCCTTGGGATGGACAGAGAGGGTGCATTTGGGACGTGTCGCGGGTGCTGCCTGCAGTCATACTGATGAATTAGATGTCAGCCCTCACTTCTGACAGCAGATCATCTTAAGCCAAATTCCTTAGAAGACAGCGCCGTGAGTCTGCGAAGCTTCGTTCCTGGTAAAGAAAGTGGGTCTTGCAGCAGAGAAGACCCAAGCTGGGTTCCAGCCGTTTGGGACTGGGTCTCACATCCAAGGGCAGCTGGTGACCTGGCTTCCCTGTCTGTTGTCCTGAGcccatttttcttatttgctttcaCTGGCAGGGGAAACAAACAACCCTTTATGAACTAATGCTTTTCATCTACCCATGCTGCCCCTTCTGAGGGCAGTTTAACCGAGATAggtttaaaatcttaaaatcccAGACCATTATTAGTTTGCTCTTCTTAGGTCTTTTGTTTCAAGAAATACTTggtttatatataaagttttatttgcacACCGCCTGCCCATGTGTCTACATGTGGTCCGTGGGAGAGCGAGTAGGTGAGGCCATGCGGCCTTGAGGTtcttactgtctggccctttggGGGCCCGTCCTAGATCATACAGTGAGCAGGTTCACACGGggttgcacttttattttttaattttttttaatgtttatttatttttgagagggacaagAGGGCGAGTGGggcagatgcagagagagagggagacacagaatccgaagcaggctccaggctcctagctgtcagcacagagcccgacgtggggcccaaactcatgaactgcgagatcacgacctgagccaaagtcggctgttTGACTGAGTCACCGGGGTGCCCTGGGGCTACACTTTTATACCCATGACGGATCCCCCTCCTCGGTCCAAGGCTCGTATTCCTCAAGTTCTGGCTAGAGGAAAAGAAGCCACAAGCTGCTTACCAGCTCATTAGTACCCAATTTTATGTGTGTTCGTAAGCTGACTTCTGGACGCCTGAGGCTGCCCTTGGACTAAGCGGATGTCAGTTGGACTCCGGGACACTGAGCGCTCATTGTGTTCTGTAAGCAGGTGTGGAAGTGAAGAACATCTCGACTCCGGTGTGGTTGGCGGGGTGCCCCTCTCAAGCGTTCTTAAACCCCATCCCTGTTTATTCTGGAAAGCAGGAGAGCTCCAGACCCAGCAGCAGAGATGGGTCTACAGAGGTCACCCACATGACAactggccccctcccccaacttttaTGGACTTCTGAGAGGGGGAAGGACCAGTTTTCCAAGATCCAGAAGGGTCCCCCTTAAATCTCCAGCTggttggggtgggagaggagggggctggaagGTCTGAAGGCGGCAGTGCCTGGGCAGAGGTGGGCCTGCCTCCCGCAACCCCCATTCTTGAGACCAGGGACTTTCACCTAGTATCTGTCTTAAGCTATGCAAACCGGCTTCAAGTCCCCATTCCAAACAAGGCCATGCACTAATCTCTATTTAGGACCTCAGGGACAGCACCAAGTGACTAAGAGAATTTCAGAACCCAAGGTCACTTAGAGATAAGCTGCACATGTGATCATGTAAGTTATCATCTAAACCAgcggggttttttttgtttttttttttttaagtttatctatatttggggtgcccagctggctcagtcgtagagcatgcaactctttgatctcagggttgtgggttcaagccccatgttgggtgtagagattacttaaaaataaaatcttaggggcacctgggtggctcagtcggttaagcgtctgacttcagctcaggtcatgatctcctagttcctaggttcaagccccatgtcgggctctgtgctgacagctcagggcctggagcctgcttcagattctgtgtccccctctatgcccctcccggACTTGtgctctaagataaataaatactaaaaaatttttttttaatcttaaataaaatatttaaagtttattttgttttttaaagtaattgtgtccagtattttttttttttttaagtaacgtAAAGTAAGTGATCTTTTACTggttattcttttaattttctcaaccCAATTTACTTTTTTGTAGGTAATGAAAGTAAATATCTAAGCATTATATATTCCtaataaagttttactttataGCGCACTTGTTAACGTATGCTTTCCGGAGTTTGGGGATATTAAATCTCAGCCTAAAAATTATTCTAAGTTTTTTCATAATTTGCCCTAATCACTACCTACCTTTTAATATTAATaagtttaaaaagcattttagcaACACGGACGTTATGTAAGAAACATTTTCGGATTCAGTGACTATGTCATCGGAATATACTAACTACAGCAGTCCCCAGTAATTGCCCAATATTAAATGGAGCTCACGGGTGCTTTCAGCTTCTACATTCAGGAGTTCCTTAATTTGTAATCAATGAACTACCTAAATAAAAAACTGTATTATGTGCGACATAGAAGAAAGCCAAGGTGGAGACTATGTTAGCGGCTTTTCATGATATCTGGCTAAGTGACAATATGCCTACTTTACCAGCCTCTGAGATCTatgaaaaatgacacaaaagCTGCCTAAGCTGTATGTGTATCTGGGGTCCAGCGCCCTCTAGGACCATTAATAAAATAGATTCAAGTCAAGATCAAAGCCCTTATGCCGGCAAAACATTTTTCAGATTCCATGCTGTCGGGGGGAAAGAACAAAATCCTAATACCACTCATTCACACAAGTGATTTAAGTGTTTACTTTGAGAGGAAAGAAACATACAATTCTGTGAAATACCAGGTAAGGTTTTTCActtcagcctttttttctttgaagtttatttattttgagagagcgagagtgtgctagtgtgggaggggcagagagagagagagggggagagagaatcccaagcaggctctgcactgaccgcacagagcctgactcggggctggaacttcccaactgtgagatcatgacctgagccaaaatcaggaactggtcgcttaaccgactgagccagccaggcactcctcacATTAGCCTTCTAAAGGAGGTGCTCCCAAGCCACTTTTCCTTATCCCTAAAATCATGAGCAACAGGTCTATTTTCAatcacacaaaaaaggaaatatgtgaagtccttttcagaagaaaagcctttccaataaaatgtaaactttttattaatatttaaattataaaccaAATGTTGGCAACCACATATAGACTTGTTTGCTGTGGACAAACGAAGACTGTGGGGGCATACTTTCAAATACAACTTCAGAATCAGATGCGATAAATCAATCCATCTCAGAAATTCTACCGTTTCCTTCGGCGTATAACCCATGATATAAAAAGTTTAATATAACGTGAAACAACTTACCATCTACCCTcaaagtaagctacagaaaatGGAATCGGTACTAGGATCGAACAATGACAAGACCTGAACAGCTCAGCAGTTTTTCCTAagagtataaaatatatacactttgaaaaaataatactgtgaGTTGAGCTGTAAAACCCAGAAACATAGCAGTCCTGCCACAGTGCACAGAAaagctccttccttttcttctccgaACCCGGTCCCATCCCGGACCAAGCAGCTCTCAGCTTAGCATTGGAAGACACACAAAACCAAACATCCTTACGTGAAATCAATAAGACGGGGAAATGAGTGTGCAAAATATAAACATGTCAGACTCCAACATCGTGTATGTCTATCAGCAGAATTTCCAAATGATTTAATACTCGAGATAATCTCAGGCAGGGTGCCCTTGCAGTGCTGCCCGGGGGACTCAGATCTGAGGTCTCTCGCTGCAACAGGGAAAGTGGTCCTCGGTCCGAAACAGGACGGGGGGTTCGTAGCCGCTCTGCTGGGGCCGGCCGGAGGGCGCCTTGCTGAAGAAGGAGGGCCCGGTAATCGTGTGCAGCAGTTTCCTGAACGCGCTGGGGAAAGCGCCCAGCTCGGCCTCCGCCCTGGCGACCTGCTCCTCCATCCTGGCCACGATGGCGCCGATCATCGCCACGAAGGCCTCGAGGCGGTCGATCTTGCTGTAGACCTGCCGCATCTCGGTGGCCTTCGCGTAGATGCGAGGCACGCCCTCGCTGACGACGTGGGAGGAGTCCCCGCGCAGCATGTCCAGCATACCCACGAACTCGTCCACTCTGGTGAGCAGGTCCTCCAGGCTGGCGTCCAGGGCCTCGACCTCGGGCCGCGCCCCGGCTCCGGGCAGCAGGCAGGCGGCGTAGCCCGCGGCGGCGCGGCGCAGCAGCGGCAGGTCGCGGCCCGGCGCGCCCGACTCTGGGCCCTCATCCTCCCACGGCCCCGAGGCGCTGCTGTGGCTCTGGGACACGTTGCCGCTGTCCCCGCTCCAGACAGCTCCCTGCAGCTCGGCCTCCTCTGCCCCCGGCCCCTCGGGCGGCAGCCCACGGTCGGCTGGAAGCCCCTCCATTGCCGGCTACGGCCGGGCTGCCGCCCAACTTCCGGCCTCCCAGCCTTGCTCCGCCCCCtccgcgcgcgcgcgcacgcccTTGCTTCCGGCTTCCGCGCGCACACGGGCGGTCACGCACGCGCACCAATCGGTTTCCAGCCCCTGAACGCTCGTGCTCGCGCACGTGCTCACACACTGAACCCTTTTTAACACGCGAAGGTGTAAGGGAACTATTTTGAGATGCGTGCATCCTCAGTCCACTTTTACACACTCGTGTAACCTCCATCCAGATCAGACATAGAACATGTCAAGGGCCCGTGAAGAGCTTCCTACCTTCCCTAGTTTCTTCTTGCTGCTTACAGTGAAacgaaagagaagagaaataaactaaAGGAAGGTTCCTGAAAGCTTGATATTCTTGATGACTTTGAAAGTTCTCAGCTTCTTTCCACATAGTccccaacacttggtattgtcaacATTTTACTTTTCAGCCACGCTAGTGGATGTATAGTGATTGCTAACTCTTTGTGGTTTTGacctgcatttccctgatgaatcaTGAACTTTTGCACCTTTTTATATACTTTCTGGCCATGTGGATATTCCCTTTTGTGAAGTACCTGCTCAAGTCTTTTGCCGATTTTTAAATTGCgttgtcttttccttattgatctaTAGAAGTTCTCAGTACAATTTTAATATGAGTCGTTTGTCATATAGCTACTGAAAAGATCTCTTCCCACTCTTTGGCTTGCATTTTTACTCTCTTAGTGGTGCTTTTGATGAACActtcataattttaataaattccagTTCATCAAACAAGGAAagttttgagagtgaaagggggcACTCAGGACACAAGATATAAAATCTTGGGTAAACCATATAATTATTATGGACTATAAGGATCATATTATGATCATTAGAGATCATATGTCCAATGCCCACCCTAGAGCGACAGGTGGAAATTGACACCCAGAAAGATGTGTTCAAGGTTAAccaacttgtccaaggccacagagcAAGTAATTGGAGGGACTGGGACCTAATGAAGGATGactccaaaacctttggaatcaAACAACCTCCATTCACTATCATAATCGTTATAATATTATCACCACTAGTATCTGCTGGTGCTTTGGTATTTGCAAAACACTTTCATGCACATCATCTCACTTATGCATCTTCCCACTGACATACTCAGGCTGGGATCACTGGTCTTTATTTATGAGACTGGAAAACGAAAGCTCTGATCTGTGCCACTGTGCAAGCAGGGTCCCTCCAAATTCTGCTAGGGTGGCACAGGTTGAACATGCCTGGAAATAGACTCCATCCATTCCACAATGGCCTTCTGTCAGTGCTCAAAAactttttgttaaatgaatattaaagcaGCATTTACGGGGCCCTGCTGTTTTGTAGGTCCTGTAGGTGGTGAGGACTGAGACCAGaacctgccctcaaggaacctCCGGTATGGCAGAGACACTTATATTTTAGGGAAGGAGGCCTGCTCTCGAAAACATTCCCTAAGGTCCTTGAGTCCAGGTGGTGAGGAGGGGCTAAGCACAGAGCCGAATCAGAAGTGGCCCTTTGTCTTGGGTTGGTTACAGTCCGGTGAAGATGATGCAGGCAGCCTGGGTCCAAGGACCCAGAGATGGGCCCTGCAGGACCAGCTCTGTGAgccagaaaaagtaaaaacagagttTACTGAATAGCATGAGTGGGCATTTAGCAGATAGAatgtctgggagactcagaaaggaaaggagaatgagtcTGTTCCTCACTTGGGGTTAGGGGTTTATATTGGAAAGGGGTGTAGCGTATGTGTTCCTTCAGGAATCCAGGGTAGGGTCTGACCGAAGGCGAGCGGCAGGTGAATAAAGGTGTTATTTATAGATCATCGAAGGTACGGGAGTACTGATCCGCTGAGGTTTGTTCAAAGCTAATGTCGTGGAACATGTTTGGGATCCAGCTCTTTTTAGATGTTATCaggtgtttggggggggggtgtaagaCAAATCTATCTCCTTTTCCCCTGGAAGTGGGAACACAGCTTCTTTGGCTTATTCGGATGCAAAATATAGAACTTGAGTAAATGGAACTtagcagaaaaacagcagagacaGAGCCTTTCCAAAATGGAGTCCCTTCAGCTCCCCTACCTCAAAGAGAGGCCAAAACACTCTGACCAGAACAACCCAACCCAGCGAGAGAGAAATCCCCCCAGGACAAAAAATTCTGGGAGCCAGTGGTGGAGAGTACAGAATTGAGAGCCCCAGTTTTTGACTTAAGGGCCCTGTCCCAGAAGAGAGAGCAGGTACTGTAGTTAAGAGTAGCGACTGTAGTAGACCCAAAATGGCTCAGGTTCAAATTCTGACCAAAAGCACTGTTTTTAACCAGTTTTTCATCTGACAGGTTTATTGAATTaggttaaatgaattaatctgAGCACTTACAGCAGTGCGTCCCTGGATGGTAAGCGCTCTGAACGCCAGCCTGTCTTAATCAAATACGAGGGAGGGAGAAttgctttcacttaaaaaaaaattaagtaaaagaaaaagtccGGGACGTAAGAACCTCTGCGCTCCCAAAGGCCTATTAgagaagggggcggggcagggcgcgGGAAGCAGGTGGAGGCTGGCGTGCGCCCGCCCGCTACGGAGTCCCCTTTGCGTGCGCGCGCCCGCGCCTGGGCTCGGTCCGAGGCGTGGCCGTAAGGGGGCGGGGCCGAGTCCCGAAAGTGGCGCGAACACGCCCACCGCCGGTGACGGCTGCGCGGACTCCTCCGCCGCCCGGCCTCCGTGTGGGTCCCAGGCTTTGCTTCCCGGAGCGGTTTGCAAGCGGACGGCGTGAGAGGAGGAACTCGCAGAGGTAATTCGGAATCACTGCTGACCCGTCGACGCCCGCGGCAACGGTTTGGCGGGACAGATGCGGCCCTTGGACGTCGTCGAGCTGGCAGAGCCGGAGGAGGTGGAGGTGCTGGAGCCCGAGGAGGATTTCGAGCAGTTCCTGCTGCCCGTCATCAACGAGATGCGGGAGGACATCGCAGCGCTGACCCGGGAGCACGGCCGGGCGTACATGCGGAACCGGAGCAAGCTGTGGGAGATGGACAATATGCTCATCCAAATCAAAACGCAGGTGGAGGCCTCGGAGGAGAGCGCCCTGAACCATCTTCAGAATCCCGACGATGGAGTCGAGGGCAGAGGGACCAAACGGTGCGAGAAGGCGGAGGAGAAGGCCAAGGAGATCGCGAAGATGGCAGAGATGTTGGTGGAGCTGGTCCGGCGGATAGAGAGAAGCGAATCGTCGTGAAGGCGGGCGGGCGGTAAGGCCGGGGGCCGGCGGGGCCCGATGCGGGTCCTGGTCGTTGCCGTCAGCGTGATTGAACAGTTTTCTGGGTGGTAGTAATATTCCAGGAGTGAAGGTACAGCCTCAGTCGCACTGCGTCGGAAATTGGGCAGTGGGAGCAAAGCTGAGGTCAAGAGGAAAATGGGTGCGTGCTAGATTGGACAGGTGCTAGGACGTCCAGAGTTTTGTGGTTCCTCCCGCCCCCGCTGGCAATTCAAGAAGAGTTAAAATAATTTCGAGTTTGTCTTTGTGAAACCCCAGAGTCAGTCCCAATAGGACAGTTGCCGCAGGGAGAGTTGCCTAGGCACTTGGCGGGGGCGGGAACCAAAGAAAACCTAGCCCTTAGAGCAAAATAGGGGAGGGTGAGAACACAGgggggaaaaatgggaaaatgtgagGCTGTAGGCGTTTACTAGAAATTTCCAGGTTCGTGTCAGAGGGTGGGtggttaattgaattttttttttttttttttttttttttttttttttaaacatcaggtTGCAGAAATCTGGGACTCAGTGTCTTGATGGCAAATTTCTGCCAATTGTGCGTCGGGTTCACAGCTCATGGACTCTGGTCACCTGGTAAGGCTGGGCTGACAACTCGAGGAAACTGAAACAGCTtgttgtttattctgttttttttttttttttggtttttatccgTGTGGCACAGTCTCCCCTAGGGTCAATGGTTATGTATCCGCACCAGAGGAGAATGGGTCTCCTGGGTGCACAGCAAGCCAGTAAAAAACTGACATGGAGCTTTTGCAGTGAAGAAGGATAGGCTGTTTATAGGTATGACACCACCTAGGAGAATGGGGACCGCATGCTCCAAGTGCGAAGCTGCCCAGTGGCTTACAGGtgagggttttggtttttgttttaagtaggcacaatgcccagtgtggggcttgaacttatgaccctgagatcaagagtcgtgggttctacggactgagccagccaggcaccccccccccccaccacccaagTGAGGGTTTTTAAGGGCGAAATTTGGGGCAGGAGGCCCCTGAGAGCTGTAGATTGGAGGTGAAGTCGTTAACACGTGTTACTTAGTTATTTCTGCTGCCCTTTCGTGTGGTCTCAAGGAACTGTGTTTTATGTTGAGAGACTTGGAATCTGGAAAATATCTCTATTTCTTATGTTAGAGATTTCATTAGGTACATCTGATGGTTATGTTGACCAGCTGCTTGTACCAGCCTAAACTAACTGCTTCTACgtgtacaagttggggagggggggtcgCATTCCTTCACATTCCTTTGAATGATATTCGAGCACTCCTGTCTCTTGGGCCTGGGTCTGCATGTTGCCTGGCCGGTCCAGCCGTGCCTGGGGACAGTAAGATCTCCAGAATTCGTTCTCTCGTCTGAACTAACACGACGGATGCCGGGTTTAGTTGGGTTAGACTGTcctgaaaaataacttttgtcCGAGAAATACTCTTGCAGGGGAAATGGGGCTTAATGAAAAGTTGTTTCAGTTGTCACGTTAAATCACGTTACTTTACTGTGTCTGAAATGTTGGGGCATGGCCTTGCACCTTGCTGTTATCCATGTGACCTGATTGTTGTCTGGGACTTGTGTAGACGTGGGACCAGAATCTTCTACCTTTAGAGGTGCATGGACGACGCTCCTCGGGTGTACCTGGTGACCCGAGTAGGGGTGAGACTGCTGTGGGGAAGACGGAGAAGGAGTAGAAGGCAGTCGTAGATGGGAGATGGTTGTGTGTGTATTCTGGAACTTCACTTCCCGTGGGACGGAGGAGAGCTGTGTTCTGTGGCATATTGTCTGGGCTGTGTTGCGCCACCTGCCAGGTGACTTTATGTAGGTAACCTAGCCGACCCTGAATGACAAAGAAGTTTGGACAGGGAATGACCGAGTACCATCACTGTGGTAATGCGGGCGTTCCGGAGTATTGCGTCAAAGAGACCATCTACAAAGGGTCCGGGGAcactggagaaaggaaaaggcagcATCAGGGCCCATCTGGTTGATCAGGGTAGACCTCACCAGGACTGGAAGTCAAAATCAGAcatgcaataaatgtttgtttgccttgaaaaacaaagatctctaaacccccccccctttttttttttcaaataaatacgTTGTTCAAATGGCCAAAGTCCCTGCATGTGttaatacatttcttttgaaaCGAACGTGCTTCTTTGAGCGCAGCCTCGGCAAGCAGGACCGAGCTGCTTGAAGTTTGAGGTTCTCTGTGAGCCTGGAACCGTGAGGGAGAATCGCTTGTGGCCGGTGCTGTGGGGATAAGA
It includes:
- the LOC125917468 gene encoding MORF4 family-associated protein 1, which translates into the protein MRPLDVVELAEPEEVEVLEPEEDFEQFLLPVINEMREDIAALTREHGRAYMRNRSKLWEMDNMLIQIKTQVEASEESALNHLQNPDDGVEGRGTKRCEKAEEKAKEIAKMAEMLVELVRRIERSESS
- the LOC125917470 gene encoding biogenesis of lysosome-related organelles complex 1 subunit 4-like, producing MEGLPADRGLPPEGPGAEEAELQGAVWSGDSGNVSQSHSSASGPWEDEGPESGAPGRDLPLLRRAAAGYAACLLPGAGARPEVEALDASLEDLLTRVDEFVGMLDMLRGDSSHVVSEGVPRIYAKATEMRQVYSKIDRLEAFVAMIGAIVARMEEQVARAEAELGAFPSAFRKLLHTITGPSFFSKAPSGRPQQSGYEPPVLFRTEDHFPCCSERPQI